A part of Corynebacterium mustelae genomic DNA contains:
- the prfA gene encoding peptide chain release factor 1, producing the protein MANQVSAVDDIVSEYQGIEAQMADPETMGDQALFRKLSKRYSELQPIIRVNNKLVQARDDHEVAAEMAYEDAEFKAEAERLAGEIVELEEQLADLLAPRDPHDGDDIVMEVKAGAGGEEAALFAGELVRMYQRYAEKHGFSTEVLDLSESDLGGVKDMTLSIRSKQPSRDGAWSVFKFEGGVHRVQRVPVTESQGRIQTSAAGVLVYPEPDEVSEVEIDEKDLRVDVYRSSGKGGQGVNTTDSAVRITHLPTGIVVTCQKERSQIQNKARAMQVLAARLQALAEEQAEAEAAEGRAAQIRTLDRSERIRTYNWPENRISDHRIGYKANTLDSVLNGDLEDLFTALRTAERAARLEAE; encoded by the coding sequence GTGGCGAACCAAGTATCTGCGGTTGACGACATCGTCTCCGAATACCAGGGCATAGAAGCTCAAATGGCAGATCCGGAGACGATGGGCGATCAAGCGTTATTTCGGAAGCTATCAAAACGCTATTCAGAATTGCAGCCAATTATTCGGGTCAATAATAAGCTGGTTCAGGCCCGAGACGACCACGAAGTTGCTGCTGAAATGGCCTATGAGGATGCCGAGTTTAAGGCCGAAGCTGAACGGCTAGCTGGTGAGATTGTCGAACTAGAAGAGCAATTAGCTGATCTACTTGCCCCGCGTGATCCTCACGACGGTGACGATATCGTCATGGAAGTTAAAGCTGGTGCTGGTGGCGAAGAAGCTGCATTATTTGCGGGCGAGCTGGTGCGTATGTACCAGCGTTATGCAGAAAAGCATGGTTTTAGCACTGAGGTTTTGGATTTATCCGAATCTGATCTTGGCGGCGTAAAGGATATGACGTTATCCATACGTTCGAAGCAGCCCTCACGTGATGGTGCCTGGAGCGTGTTCAAATTTGAGGGTGGCGTTCATCGTGTCCAGCGAGTTCCGGTAACGGAGTCGCAAGGTCGGATTCAAACTTCGGCAGCTGGTGTGTTGGTATACCCGGAGCCAGATGAGGTTTCCGAGGTGGAGATCGACGAAAAAGACCTGCGGGTTGACGTGTACCGCTCTTCCGGTAAAGGTGGGCAGGGTGTTAATACCACCGACTCGGCGGTGCGCATCACCCATCTTCCAACGGGCATCGTTGTTACCTGCCAGAAGGAACGTTCCCAGATCCAGAATAAGGCGCGTGCTATGCAGGTACTCGCTGCCCGACTTCAGGCTCTTGCCGAAGAACAAGCAGAAGCGGAAGCTGCGGAGGGACGTGCGGCTCAGATTCGTACTCTGGATCGTTCGGAACGTATCCGTACATACAACTGGCCTGAAAATCGCATTTCTGATCACCGGATTGGGTATAAAGCCAATACATTGGATTCCGTACTCAATGGTGACTTGGAAGATTTATTTACTGCTTTGCGCACCGCAGAGCGGGCAGCCCGATTGGAAGCGGAATAG